A stretch of Gemmatimonas sp. DNA encodes these proteins:
- a CDS encoding DEAD/DEAH box helicase → MIHPRLAALFPAPVVERARAYVAAGRLRVLEIGPEHVVAVVRGTSTYETTITVAASAVTLSCSCAAAAGRGACKHQWALLLRLDEDEVLPAALRADAPAPSVTFEAAAPVNDAYLEALEQQDGGAVLELGTQTAVEPWRAALRQIAGAQAQRELSANRQTARSIPSDRRIVYLVHLTGAQQADGVRVEVATQRRNRDGVWDTPRHFGFAAEAWVDAPDPADRLIANLLLGTSDRTPDAAIPAKGFVIPLRAFPTTLRLLCETGRSMVRSLKPSLEGRVLRWDEGAPYTVQLRVTTSASPTSASHYALTASLVRDRQEHALHDVDVLTPSGLMLKGDALARVETGVLQPLLTLLWREGELDLGDDPSAFLEQYHGTPGLPALALPDGTVHTEFDVTPTRYLMARADAPWSRRPFTRLTVRFRYGNAFVDAHSSTPWVFDGTTRTLYRRRLSLEREAVTKVRAAGAQELYFPAEHRMGLALPAPQATTVLAALVHDGWHVEYEGQPLVAAGPVTVTGRTGVDWFDLDGHVTFGSHVVPLMEVLAARASGATQLSLPDGTIGVLPRESLNAWQALQAFGERRGGVVRFKRGQLALVDILLESLPAVDVDAQLAEARTKLRTFRTIGTVPVPATFVGALRGYQHEALGWFAFLRQFGLGGCLADDMGLGKTVQVLALLEARRVERAGLSLLVVPRSLVFNWMQEAARFTPRLRVVDLSHGDRTDVALDALDADVVITTYGTLRRDVVQLGQKRFDYVVLDEAQAIKNAGTATAKAARVLQADHRLALTGTPIENRIEELWSLFEFLNPGMLGASSKFSSAARLLGPATAAAGAWSTPEAPDDLLTRALRPVILRRTKAQVAAELPARIEQTLEVELEPEQRAFYEAVRVRYAEQLFDLVDREGMARSRMHILEGLLRLRQAACHPGLVDASGTTLPSAKLDALIPSLQELTAEGHKALVFSQFTSFLALVKTRLDEAGVRYEYLDGRTRDRGARVARFQSADGAPVFLISLKAGGHGLNLTAAEYVYLLDPWWNPAVEAQAIDRAHRIGQLRHVLATRVVARDTIESKILELQASKRALADAILGEDKGGLGAIGRAELELLFG, encoded by the coding sequence GTGATTCATCCTCGCCTTGCTGCCCTGTTCCCCGCGCCCGTGGTCGAACGGGCGCGCGCGTACGTCGCCGCCGGTCGTCTCCGGGTGCTGGAGATCGGCCCGGAGCATGTGGTGGCGGTGGTGCGCGGCACCTCGACCTACGAGACCACGATCACCGTGGCGGCATCAGCGGTGACGCTCTCCTGTTCGTGTGCGGCGGCAGCGGGGCGTGGTGCCTGCAAGCACCAATGGGCGTTGCTGCTGCGCCTCGACGAGGACGAAGTCCTGCCGGCGGCGTTGCGTGCCGATGCCCCCGCGCCGTCGGTGACCTTCGAAGCGGCGGCGCCTGTCAACGACGCCTATCTGGAGGCGCTCGAGCAGCAGGATGGGGGGGCGGTGCTCGAGCTCGGTACGCAGACGGCGGTGGAGCCATGGCGCGCGGCCTTGCGGCAGATTGCGGGAGCGCAGGCACAACGCGAGCTCTCCGCCAACCGGCAGACGGCACGATCGATCCCCAGCGACCGGCGCATCGTCTACCTCGTGCATCTCACCGGTGCGCAGCAGGCCGATGGGGTACGCGTGGAAGTCGCGACGCAGCGCCGCAACCGTGATGGGGTGTGGGACACGCCGCGGCACTTCGGCTTTGCCGCCGAGGCGTGGGTGGATGCGCCTGATCCGGCCGATCGCCTTATCGCCAACCTGCTGCTCGGGACCAGCGACCGCACGCCGGATGCCGCGATCCCCGCCAAGGGCTTCGTCATTCCGCTGCGCGCCTTTCCCACCACCCTGCGTCTGCTCTGTGAAACGGGGCGCAGCATGGTCCGCAGTCTCAAGCCGTCGCTCGAGGGGCGCGTACTGCGGTGGGACGAAGGGGCGCCGTACACCGTGCAGCTGCGTGTCACGACCTCCGCCTCCCCCACGTCGGCCTCGCATTACGCACTCACCGCGTCGCTGGTGCGCGACCGGCAGGAGCATGCGCTGCACGACGTGGACGTGCTGACGCCGTCGGGACTGATGCTCAAGGGCGATGCCCTGGCGCGCGTGGAGACGGGGGTGCTGCAGCCGCTGCTCACGCTGCTCTGGCGCGAGGGTGAGCTCGATCTGGGCGACGATCCCTCCGCCTTTCTCGAGCAATACCACGGTACGCCCGGGCTGCCGGCGCTCGCGCTGCCGGATGGTACGGTGCACACCGAGTTCGACGTCACCCCCACGCGCTACCTCATGGCGCGCGCGGATGCTCCCTGGTCGCGGCGGCCATTCACGCGTCTCACCGTGCGATTTCGGTATGGCAACGCGTTCGTGGATGCGCACTCGTCCACGCCGTGGGTATTCGACGGCACCACGCGGACCCTCTACCGCCGTCGCCTGTCGCTCGAACGGGAAGCCGTGACGAAGGTGCGCGCTGCCGGGGCGCAGGAGCTTTACTTCCCGGCGGAGCATCGCATGGGGCTGGCACTCCCCGCGCCGCAGGCCACGACGGTGCTGGCGGCGCTCGTGCACGACGGCTGGCATGTGGAATACGAAGGGCAGCCGCTGGTGGCAGCCGGTCCGGTCACGGTGACCGGGCGCACCGGCGTGGATTGGTTCGATCTCGACGGCCACGTGACCTTCGGATCGCATGTGGTGCCCCTGATGGAGGTCCTCGCCGCGCGCGCCAGCGGCGCCACGCAACTGTCTCTGCCCGATGGCACCATTGGCGTCCTCCCTCGCGAATCGCTCAATGCGTGGCAGGCCCTGCAGGCCTTCGGGGAGCGGCGGGGCGGGGTGGTGCGCTTCAAGCGCGGGCAACTCGCGCTGGTGGACATTCTCCTCGAGTCGCTGCCGGCGGTGGATGTGGACGCGCAACTCGCCGAGGCGCGGACGAAGCTGCGCACCTTCCGGACGATCGGCACCGTCCCGGTGCCCGCCACGTTCGTGGGAGCGCTGCGCGGCTATCAGCACGAGGCGCTGGGCTGGTTCGCCTTCCTGCGCCAGTTCGGGTTGGGCGGCTGCCTGGCCGATGACATGGGACTCGGCAAGACGGTGCAGGTGCTGGCGCTGCTCGAAGCCCGGCGGGTGGAACGCGCGGGGCTGTCGCTGTTGGTGGTTCCCCGCTCCCTCGTCTTCAACTGGATGCAGGAAGCGGCACGCTTCACCCCGCGTCTGCGGGTGGTGGACCTGAGTCATGGCGACCGCACCGATGTGGCGCTCGACGCGCTCGATGCCGATGTGGTGATCACCACCTACGGCACCCTGCGTCGCGACGTGGTGCAGCTGGGGCAGAAGCGCTTCGACTACGTGGTGCTCGACGAGGCACAGGCCATCAAGAACGCGGGCACGGCCACCGCCAAGGCGGCTCGTGTGCTGCAGGCCGACCATCGGCTGGCACTCACCGGGACGCCCATCGAAAACCGCATCGAGGAGCTGTGGAGTCTCTTTGAGTTCCTCAACCCGGGGATGCTGGGGGCGTCGTCGAAGTTCAGCTCGGCCGCACGCCTCCTGGGGCCAGCCACTGCCGCTGCTGGCGCGTGGAGTACCCCTGAGGCGCCCGACGACCTGCTCACACGGGCGCTGCGTCCGGTCATTCTGCGGCGCACGAAGGCGCAGGTGGCCGCCGAGTTGCCGGCCCGTATCGAACAGACGTTGGAAGTGGAGCTGGAGCCCGAACAGCGCGCCTTCTACGAAGCCGTGCGGGTGCGGTACGCCGAACAGCTGTTCGATCTGGTGGACCGCGAGGGGATGGCACGCTCCCGCATGCATATCCTCGAGGGGCTCCTGCGGCTGCGGCAGGCGGCCTGTCACCCGGGGCTGGTGGACGCCAGCGGAACCACGTTGCCCAGTGCCAAGCTCGATGCGCTCATTCCGTCGCTGCAGGAGCTCACCGCCGAAGGGCACAAGGCGCTCGTCTTCTCGCAGTTCACGAGCTTCCTGGCCCTCGTGAAGACGCGCCTCGATGAGGCGGGGGTGCGCTACGAGTACCTGGACGGCCGGACGCGTGACCGTGGCGCGCGCGTGGCGCGCTTCCAGTCGGCCGACGGCGCGCCGGTGTTCCTCATCAGCCTCAAGGCGGGCGGGCACGGACTCAATCTCACGGCCGCGGAGTACGTGTATCTGCTCGATCCCTGGTGGAATCCGGCGGTCGAGGCGCAGGCGATCGATCGCGCGCACCGTATCGGGCAGCTGCGTCATGTGCTGGCCACGCGCGTGGTGGCGCGCGATACGATCGAGTCCAAGATTCTTGAATTGCAGGCCAGCAAGCGGGCGCTGGCCGATGCCATTCTGGGCGAGGACAAGGGGGGGCTGGGGGCGATCGGGCGCGCCGAGCTGGAGCTGCTGTTCGGGTGA
- a CDS encoding Tex family protein, whose protein sequence is MTAPTLDTLAPVLVARVATELSLNPQQVQRTLALFAEGATLPFIARYRKEMTGGLDEVQLRDVRERAEYLQEMEDRRAAILKSIEEQGKLDETLKAALMAADTKQALEDLYLPFKPKRRTRAMIARERGLAPLAEALWDGGLDDAAALVKAAEFVLPEVDGKPSEVPTAEAALQGARDILAEQIAEDAVVRGWVREVTRAKGVVKSSVLAEKKSDESKFKDYFDFAESLGTIPSHRMLAIRRGETEGELLWRIEAPVEEINARLLSEVGAGRKAQQQFTLVCTDAYKRLLSPAIEVELRVELKTRADDEAITIFGRNLEQLLLASPAGEKKTIGLDPGFRTGVKVAVVSATGALVHTDTLYLHQEDRFAGAVRAMVERFQPELIAIGNGTASRETETLTKAALRELEAPRPQVVVVNEAGASVYSASDLARQEFPELDVSLRGAVSIARRLQDPLAELVKIDPKSIGVGQYQHDVNQTKLKQRLDETVESAVNRVGVEVNTASAALLGYVAGIGPSLAQAIVTLRDRKGGFSSRKDLTEVPRLGAKAFEQAAGFLRVRGGAHPLDASAVHPERYALVERMAQDLGVNVAEFIGNDALVDRIELRKYVSGDVGMPTLVDIAAELRKPGRDPRAAFEPPAFRDDIQKPSDLLPGMVLEGVVTNIVAFGVFVDIGVHQDGLVHVSQIADRYVKDPNDVVKVGMKVKVTVQSVDLPRNRIALSMRSDGGMGPKGGSAEGGTRRDVEQNNRENRQQGNAQRAPLKGGFKPAAKPFVPTKGAVAPNGIRFK, encoded by the coding sequence ATGACTGCCCCCACCCTCGATACACTCGCCCCCGTGCTCGTGGCCCGCGTGGCGACCGAGCTGTCGCTCAACCCGCAGCAGGTTCAGCGTACACTCGCCCTCTTCGCCGAGGGCGCCACCCTGCCCTTCATTGCCCGCTACCGCAAGGAGATGACCGGCGGGCTGGACGAGGTGCAGCTCCGCGATGTGCGTGAGCGCGCCGAGTACCTCCAGGAAATGGAGGATCGCCGCGCCGCCATCCTCAAGAGCATCGAGGAGCAGGGCAAGCTCGACGAGACGCTCAAGGCCGCCCTCATGGCGGCCGACACGAAGCAGGCCCTCGAAGACCTGTACCTGCCGTTCAAGCCCAAGCGCCGCACGCGCGCCATGATTGCCCGCGAGCGTGGCCTCGCGCCGCTGGCCGAGGCGCTGTGGGACGGCGGTCTCGATGATGCCGCCGCGCTCGTCAAGGCCGCTGAGTTCGTGCTCCCCGAAGTGGACGGGAAGCCCAGCGAGGTGCCCACCGCCGAGGCTGCGCTGCAGGGCGCGCGGGACATTCTCGCCGAGCAGATCGCCGAAGACGCGGTCGTTCGCGGCTGGGTGCGCGAGGTCACGCGCGCCAAGGGCGTGGTGAAGAGCAGCGTGCTGGCCGAGAAGAAGAGCGACGAATCGAAGTTCAAGGACTACTTCGACTTCGCCGAGTCGCTCGGTACCATTCCCAGCCATCGCATGCTCGCCATTCGCCGCGGCGAAACCGAAGGCGAACTGCTCTGGCGCATCGAAGCGCCGGTGGAGGAAATCAACGCACGACTGCTCAGTGAGGTCGGCGCGGGCAGGAAGGCGCAGCAGCAGTTCACGCTCGTGTGCACGGACGCCTACAAGCGGTTGTTGTCGCCGGCCATCGAGGTGGAGCTGCGCGTGGAACTCAAGACGCGCGCCGACGACGAAGCGATCACCATCTTCGGGCGCAACCTCGAACAGCTGTTGCTGGCCAGCCCGGCCGGCGAAAAGAAGACCATTGGCCTCGATCCCGGATTCCGCACCGGCGTGAAGGTGGCGGTGGTCAGCGCCACCGGGGCGCTCGTGCACACCGACACGTTGTATCTGCATCAGGAAGACCGCTTCGCCGGCGCCGTGCGGGCCATGGTGGAGCGCTTCCAGCCCGAGCTCATTGCCATTGGCAATGGTACGGCCAGCCGCGAAACGGAAACGCTCACCAAGGCGGCGCTGCGTGAACTGGAGGCGCCGCGTCCGCAGGTGGTGGTGGTGAACGAAGCCGGTGCGTCCGTGTACAGCGCCAGCGACCTGGCGCGCCAGGAGTTCCCGGAGCTCGATGTGTCGCTGCGTGGCGCCGTGAGCATCGCGCGCCGCCTGCAGGATCCCCTCGCCGAACTCGTGAAGATCGACCCCAAGAGCATTGGCGTGGGGCAGTACCAGCATGATGTGAACCAGACGAAGCTCAAGCAGCGTCTTGACGAAACGGTCGAAAGCGCCGTGAATCGCGTGGGCGTGGAGGTGAACACCGCCTCGGCGGCGCTGCTGGGCTACGTTGCGGGGATCGGGCCGAGTCTCGCGCAGGCGATCGTCACGTTACGTGACCGGAAGGGCGGCTTTAGCTCCCGCAAGGATCTCACCGAAGTGCCGCGCCTCGGTGCGAAGGCGTTCGAACAGGCGGCCGGCTTTCTGCGCGTGCGCGGGGGGGCGCATCCGCTGGATGCGAGCGCCGTACACCCCGAGCGCTACGCCCTGGTGGAGCGCATGGCGCAGGACCTGGGCGTGAACGTGGCCGAGTTCATTGGCAACGACGCCCTCGTGGACCGCATCGAGTTGCGGAAGTACGTGAGTGGCGATGTGGGGATGCCCACGCTCGTGGACATTGCGGCTGAGCTCAGAAAGCCGGGGCGCGACCCGCGTGCCGCGTTCGAACCGCCGGCGTTCCGCGACGACATCCAGAAGCCCAGCGATCTGCTCCCGGGGATGGTGCTGGAAGGCGTGGTGACCAACATCGTGGCTTTCGGTGTGTTCGTGGACATCGGGGTGCACCAGGATGGGCTGGTGCACGTGAGCCAGATTGCCGACCGCTACGTGAAGGATCCGAACGATGTCGTGAAGGTCGGAATGAAGGTGAAGGTCACGGTGCAGAGCGTGGATCTGCCGCGCAACCGCATTGCGCTGAGCATGCGCAGCGACGGTGGCATGGGTCCCAAGGGGGGGAGCGCCGAGGGGGGGACGCGTCGCGATGTGGAACAGAACAACCGCGAGAATCGGCAGCAGGGCAATGCCCAGCGCGCGCCACTCAAGGGTGGTTTCAAGCCCGCCGCGAAGCCCTTCGTCCCTACGAAGGGGGCGGTGGCGCCCAACGGCATCCGCTTCAAGTAA
- a CDS encoding type 1 glutamine amidotransferase domain-containing protein, with product MSANINVSTTARPKRVLMLAANAAVSPVTQWPVGFWWAELTHPFWEFTEAGYSVEIRSPLGGALQADSYSDPEDASGYSAHDLISLGFKRSPSHASLLANTASIEGLDVANYDALFVIGGQSPMITFRGNTALQALLAECYEAGKVVAAVCHGTCLLLETRLSNGELLVKGKTWTGFANSEEQFADSFVGMRIQPFWIEGEARAMADTNFVVDQRFRSFAVRDGRLITGQQQYSGAAAARLVIETLGR from the coding sequence ATGAGTGCCAACATCAATGTGTCGACCACGGCCCGCCCCAAGCGCGTGCTGATGCTCGCGGCCAATGCCGCCGTGTCCCCCGTGACGCAGTGGCCCGTGGGCTTCTGGTGGGCCGAACTCACCCATCCATTCTGGGAATTCACCGAAGCCGGATACTCCGTCGAGATCCGCAGTCCGCTTGGCGGCGCGTTGCAGGCCGACAGCTATTCCGATCCGGAGGACGCCAGCGGGTACTCGGCGCACGACCTGATTTCGCTGGGCTTCAAGAGGTCGCCGTCGCACGCCTCGCTGCTCGCGAACACCGCGTCGATCGAGGGCCTCGATGTGGCGAACTACGACGCCCTGTTCGTGATCGGTGGGCAGTCGCCGATGATCACCTTCCGCGGCAACACCGCCCTCCAAGCACTGCTGGCCGAGTGCTACGAGGCGGGCAAGGTGGTGGCGGCCGTGTGCCATGGGACCTGCCTGCTGCTCGAGACGCGCCTGTCGAACGGCGAGCTCCTCGTGAAGGGGAAGACCTGGACGGGCTTCGCGAACAGCGAGGAGCAGTTCGCCGACAGTTTCGTGGGCATGCGTATCCAGCCGTTCTGGATCGAGGGCGAGGCGCGCGCGATGGCCGATACCAACTTCGTAGTGGACCAGCGTTTCCGGTCATTCGCGGTCCGCGATGGCCGACTCATCACCGGGCAGCAGCAGTACTCGGGCGCCGCCGCGGCGCGGCTCGTGATCGAAACGCTGGGGCGCTGA
- a CDS encoding helix-turn-helix domain-containing protein, with protein sequence MPEFVFEGLVFQSPVELALHAIGGKWKMPILWRLNRRTWRYNELHRDLTRVSHKMLTQQLRELEQAGLLTRTVHPVVPPHVDYAITDLGRTALPAIEALRAWGMAYRRKRER encoded by the coding sequence ATGCCTGAGTTCGTATTCGAAGGGCTCGTGTTTCAGAGTCCCGTGGAGCTCGCCCTGCACGCCATCGGCGGCAAATGGAAGATGCCCATACTCTGGCGTCTCAATCGGCGCACGTGGCGCTACAACGAACTGCACCGCGACCTCACGCGCGTATCGCACAAGATGCTCACGCAGCAGTTGCGCGAGCTCGAGCAGGCGGGATTGCTCACGCGCACCGTGCACCCCGTGGTGCCCCCCCACGTGGACTACGCGATCACGGATCTCGGACGCACCGCGCTACCGGCGATCGAGGCGTTGCGGGCGTGGGGAATGGCCTACCGGAGAAAGCGGGAGCGGTGA
- a CDS encoding MFS transporter, which produces MTPDTTVPARKGLLNALGLHRPELRAWAMYDWAVSAMQTVITTAVFPIYFISVAGADMPKPQATAWYSWANTAAAVLIAVLSPILGAMADYRSAKKRFLRVFMLLGVFSTMGMFFIMHGDLFLAATLFVLSLAGATGSMTFYESLLPHIAREDEIDRVSTGAYAMGYIGGGLLLAINLAWISNPALFGLPSGDNLTPAEATLPARLAFLSVGVWWLLFSIPMLRGVPEPPRRIETDETPTGNAVVVAFSRLRETLGELRLYKQAFLTMLAFTIYNDGIQTIVRMATVFGEELGLPRSDLITAVLIVQFVGIPFAFLFGTLASRLGTKRSILLGLAVYTGICIYAYTIHTVTEFYVLAGMVAMVQGGTQALSRSLFASMVPKHKSGEFFGFYSVFEKFGGILGPAVFGIAVSTTGSSRSAILWVIAFFVVGGAMLMTVNIAEGERMARDADARTLSA; this is translated from the coding sequence GTGACGCCCGACACGACCGTCCCCGCCCGCAAGGGATTGCTGAACGCCCTCGGACTGCACCGCCCGGAGCTGCGGGCATGGGCCATGTACGACTGGGCCGTGTCGGCCATGCAGACGGTCATCACGACCGCGGTGTTCCCCATCTACTTCATCTCGGTGGCGGGCGCCGACATGCCGAAGCCTCAGGCCACGGCATGGTACTCATGGGCCAACACCGCCGCCGCCGTCCTCATCGCCGTGCTGTCCCCCATTCTCGGCGCCATGGCCGACTATCGCTCGGCGAAGAAGCGCTTCCTGCGCGTCTTCATGCTGCTCGGCGTGTTCAGCACCATGGGCATGTTCTTCATCATGCACGGGGACCTGTTCCTGGCCGCCACACTGTTCGTGCTGTCGCTCGCGGGCGCCACGGGCAGCATGACGTTCTACGAGTCGCTGTTGCCGCACATCGCGCGCGAAGACGAAATCGATCGCGTCAGCACCGGCGCCTACGCCATGGGGTACATCGGTGGCGGACTGCTCCTGGCCATCAATCTGGCGTGGATCAGCAATCCGGCGCTCTTCGGCCTCCCCTCCGGCGACAATCTCACGCCGGCGGAGGCCACGCTGCCGGCACGTCTGGCGTTCCTGAGCGTGGGGGTGTGGTGGTTGCTCTTCAGCATTCCCATGCTGCGCGGCGTGCCCGAGCCGCCGCGTCGCATCGAGACCGACGAAACGCCAACCGGCAACGCCGTGGTCGTGGCGTTCTCGCGCCTGCGCGAAACGCTCGGCGAGCTGCGTCTCTACAAGCAGGCGTTCCTCACCATGCTGGCGTTCACTATCTACAACGACGGCATCCAGACGATCGTGCGCATGGCCACGGTCTTCGGTGAGGAGCTGGGGCTGCCGCGGTCGGACCTCATCACGGCCGTTCTCATCGTGCAGTTCGTGGGCATTCCGTTCGCGTTCCTGTTCGGCACGCTGGCCTCACGACTGGGCACGAAGCGGTCCATTCTGCTGGGGCTGGCGGTGTACACCGGTATCTGCATCTACGCCTACACGATTCACACGGTCACGGAGTTCTACGTGCTGGCCGGCATGGTGGCCATGGTGCAGGGCGGCACCCAGGCGCTCAGCCGTTCGCTGTTTGCCAGCATGGTGCCCAAGCACAAGAGCGGCGAGTTCTTCGGCTTCTACAGTGTGTTCGAGAAGTTCGGCGGCATCCTCGGGCCGGCGGTCTTCGGCATCGCGGTCAGCACGACGGGCAGCTCGCGCAGCGCCATTCTGTGGGTGATTGCCTTCTTCGTCGTGGGCGGCGCCATGCTCATGACGGTGAACATCGCCGAGGGGGAGCGCATGGCGCGCGACGCCGACGCGCGCACCCTGTCGGCCTGA
- the polA gene encoding DNA polymerase I produces the protein MADLTRPQAPRLFLIDGYALIYRAFFALLQRPLSTSRGENTSIAWGVANFLKRLLSTHQPELLAWVHDSGATFRDELYPDYKATREKLADDLQADFDQGLERVLQLLAAYGIPVLTAEGFEADDVIGTMAKKGVEAGYNVVIVSGDKDFQQLVRPGVWLLNPGRGGPASVEESWVGMENASVRLGVPPERVIDYLALVGDSSDNVPGVKGIGEKGAIELITQYGPLENILAHASAITKKRSREALLQYEAEARLSKQLVTIHCDVPVELDPQQLHVNAPDADALRALYLELEFTSLLKDVGGVTVAPPVAATTAAGPAVAAPEPHVGARPVAPPVRESTSGVPVLADARYTTVDTVDALTMVLQRVREVPYIAIDTETVCDPDAPNPVDAMRATLVGLSIAVAPGEGYYLPFRHRRDDGGGNLALLSGDAGIAGRRINAGAPEPVNLPPFDSAPCAPLRVMLEDAAVKKIAQNAKYDMLVLRGAGVRLAGLEFDTMLASYLLDPGRRSHGLDLLALEYLGHTMTAYEQLCGKGKQQLGFDVVPVDAARDYSCEDVDVTMRLRALLQPQLEQHAMLPLLRDMEVPLVSVLADMEYDGIAINLPWFDSLKTRFAAERARVEQAIYSEAGREFNINSNPQLRTVLFDELGLPVKKKTATGPSTDASVLQELAEEGHVLPTLLMEYREIFKLEGTYIDALPRLVHPRDHRLHTSYNQTVAATGRLSSSDPNLQNIPSRRELGREIRRGFVPRTGWRLLSADYSQIELRLLAHLSGDPAFVSAFRAGGDIHKQTAAIIFGVPVTDVTGEMRARAKTINFATIYGQGAHALSRQLRISNAEAKAFIDTYFERFAGVKAFLDQCVVEARQKGYVETLFKRRRYIPELKERNFNIRAFGERVAANAPIQGSAADLIKMAMIRVHEALAREQLAARMLLQVHDELVFELPPEEEAALSALVKREMEGAAKLDVPLLVEMGIGTDWVAAKS, from the coding sequence GTGGCTGACCTCACGCGCCCCCAGGCGCCACGACTCTTTCTCATCGACGGCTACGCGCTCATCTACCGCGCGTTTTTCGCGCTTCTGCAGCGCCCGCTCAGTACGAGTCGCGGTGAGAACACCAGCATTGCGTGGGGCGTGGCCAACTTCCTGAAGCGGCTGCTCAGCACGCACCAGCCGGAGCTGCTGGCGTGGGTTCACGACAGCGGCGCCACCTTCCGCGACGAGCTGTACCCCGACTACAAGGCCACGCGCGAGAAGCTCGCCGACGATCTGCAGGCCGACTTCGACCAGGGGTTGGAGCGGGTGCTGCAGCTGCTGGCGGCCTACGGCATTCCGGTGCTGACCGCCGAGGGCTTCGAAGCCGACGACGTGATCGGTACCATGGCCAAGAAGGGGGTCGAGGCCGGCTACAACGTGGTCATCGTGTCGGGGGACAAGGATTTTCAGCAGCTGGTGCGCCCCGGGGTGTGGCTGCTAAACCCCGGGCGAGGCGGGCCCGCCAGCGTCGAGGAGAGCTGGGTGGGCATGGAGAACGCGAGCGTCCGGCTGGGTGTGCCGCCGGAGCGGGTGATCGACTATCTCGCGCTCGTGGGCGACAGCAGTGACAACGTGCCGGGGGTGAAGGGGATCGGCGAAAAGGGCGCCATCGAACTCATCACGCAGTACGGCCCGCTGGAGAACATCCTCGCGCACGCCTCGGCGATCACGAAAAAGCGCTCGCGCGAGGCGCTGCTGCAGTACGAGGCGGAGGCACGCCTGTCGAAGCAGCTCGTCACCATTCACTGCGACGTGCCGGTGGAGCTGGACCCGCAGCAGCTGCACGTGAACGCCCCCGATGCCGACGCGCTGCGGGCGCTATATCTGGAGCTCGAGTTCACGAGCCTGCTGAAGGATGTCGGGGGAGTGACCGTCGCACCGCCGGTGGCGGCCACGACCGCCGCCGGCCCTGCTGTGGCGGCTCCCGAGCCCCACGTGGGCGCGCGGCCCGTGGCACCGCCGGTGCGGGAAAGCACGAGTGGCGTGCCGGTGCTGGCCGACGCGCGCTACACCACGGTCGACACGGTCGACGCGTTGACGATGGTGCTGCAGCGGGTGCGTGAGGTGCCGTACATCGCCATCGATACCGAAACGGTGTGCGATCCGGATGCGCCCAATCCCGTGGATGCGATGCGTGCCACGCTCGTGGGGCTCTCCATCGCCGTCGCGCCGGGCGAGGGCTATTACCTGCCCTTCCGCCATCGCCGCGATGACGGCGGGGGCAACCTGGCGTTGCTCTCGGGCGATGCCGGAATCGCCGGGCGCCGCATCAACGCCGGTGCGCCGGAGCCGGTGAATCTGCCGCCCTTCGACAGCGCGCCCTGCGCGCCGCTGCGCGTCATGCTCGAAGACGCGGCCGTGAAGAAGATCGCGCAGAACGCCAAGTATGACATGCTCGTACTGCGCGGCGCCGGTGTGCGGCTGGCCGGACTCGAGTTCGATACGATGCTCGCCAGCTACCTGCTCGATCCCGGTCGTCGTTCACACGGGCTCGACCTGCTGGCGCTCGAGTATCTCGGGCACACCATGACCGCGTACGAGCAGCTGTGCGGCAAGGGGAAGCAGCAGCTGGGATTCGATGTGGTGCCAGTGGATGCCGCGCGCGACTATTCGTGCGAGGATGTCGACGTGACGATGCGGCTGCGGGCGCTGCTTCAGCCGCAGCTCGAGCAGCACGCCATGCTGCCGTTGCTGCGCGACATGGAGGTGCCGCTGGTGTCGGTACTCGCCGACATGGAGTACGACGGCATCGCCATCAATCTGCCCTGGTTCGACTCGCTCAAGACGCGCTTCGCCGCCGAGCGCGCGCGGGTCGAGCAGGCGATCTATTCGGAGGCAGGCCGCGAGTTCAACATCAACTCGAACCCGCAGCTGCGCACGGTGCTCTTCGATGAGCTAGGCTTGCCGGTGAAGAAGAAGACGGCCACCGGGCCCAGTACCGACGCGAGCGTGCTGCAGGAGTTGGCCGAGGAAGGGCACGTGCTTCCCACGCTGCTCATGGAGTACCGCGAGATCTTCAAGTTGGAGGGCACGTACATCGATGCGTTGCCCCGGCTCGTGCATCCGCGCGACCACCGGTTGCACACGTCGTACAACCAGACGGTCGCGGCCACGGGGCGCCTCTCGAGCTCCGATCCCAACCTGCAGAACATTCCGAGCCGACGTGAACTGGGGCGCGAGATTCGTCGCGGCTTCGTGCCCCGTACCGGGTGGCGCCTGCTGAGCGCTGACTATTCACAGATCGAGCTGCGCCTCCTCGCGCACCTCAGCGGTGATCCGGCGTTCGTCAGCGCCTTCCGGGCAGGCGGTGACATTCACAAGCAGACGGCCGCCATCATCTTCGGCGTTCCGGTGACGGATGTGACGGGCGAGATGCGCGCGCGCGCGAAGACGATCAACTTCGCGACCATCTACGGCCAGGGGGCGCATGCGCTCTCCCGCCAGCTGCGCATTTCCAACGCCGAAGCGAAGGCGTTCATCGACACCTACTTCGAGCGCTTTGCCGGAGTGAAGGCCTTCCTTGACCAGTGTGTGGTGGAGGCCAGGCAGAAGGGCTACGTCGAAACCCTCTTCAAGCGTCGTCGCTACATCCCCGAGCTCAAGGAGCGCAACTTCAACATCCGCGCCTTCGGCGAGCGCGTGGCCGCCAATGCCCCCATCCAGGGGTCGGCCGCCGATCTCATCAAGATGGCGATGATCCGGGTGCACGAGGCGCTGGCACGCGAGCAGCTTGCCGCCCGCATGCTGCTGCAGGTGCACGATGAACTCGTGTTCGAGCTCCCCCCGGAGGAAGAGGCGGCGCTGTCGGCGCTGGTGAAGCGGGAAATGGAGGGCGCGGCGAAGCTGGACGTTCCCCTGCTTGTGGAAATGGGGATTGGCACCGACTGGGTGGCGGCCAAGTCCTGA